The following coding sequences lie in one Aquabacterium olei genomic window:
- the thrS gene encoding threonine--tRNA ligase, with protein sequence MISIQLPDGSKREFPGPVTVAEVAASIGAGLAKAALAGRVGQGDAARLVDTSYRMEADTQLAIVTEKDADGLDIIRHSTAHLLAYAVKELFPEAQVTIGPTIEDGFYYDFAYKRPFTPEDLAAIEKKMAELAKKDEKVERKVLPRDEAVSYFKGLGEHYKAEIIESIPADQDVSLYSEGGFTDLCRGPHVPSTGKLKHFKLMKVAGAYWRGDHRNEQLQRVYGTAWTSKEDLQQYLTRLEEAEKRDHRKLGRELDLFHIDDHAPGVVFWHPKGWTVWQAVEQYMRQVYRDNGYQEVKGPQIIDKALWEKTGHWDKYRENMFTTESEKRDYALKPMNCPGHILIFNQGIKSYRDLPVRYGEFGQCHRNEPTGGLHGIMRVRGFTQDDGHIFCTEDQILDECVAFTALLQKVYTDFGFTDIIYKVATRPEKRIGSDESWDKAEQALMASLKATGSEFQIAPGDGAFYGPKIEYTLKDALGRHWQCGTIQVDFSMPERLGAEYVTEASDRKHPVMLHRAILGSLERFIGILIEQHAGALPVWLAPVQAVVLNITDAQADYAREVAAALTKAGIRTKLDTRNEKITYKIREHAMQKTPYFIVLGDKEREAGTVAVRARGNQDLGVMPLQQLISTIEQAVAERR encoded by the coding sequence GTGCTGGCCTGGCCAAGGCCGCTCTGGCGGGCCGCGTGGGGCAGGGCGATGCCGCCCGACTTGTCGACACCTCCTACCGCATGGAGGCCGACACGCAGCTGGCCATCGTGACCGAGAAGGACGCCGATGGCCTGGACATCATTCGGCACTCGACGGCCCACCTGCTGGCCTATGCCGTCAAGGAGCTGTTCCCCGAGGCGCAGGTCACCATCGGCCCGACCATCGAGGATGGTTTCTATTACGACTTCGCTTACAAACGCCCCTTCACGCCAGAAGACCTGGCTGCCATCGAAAAGAAGATGGCAGAACTCGCCAAGAAGGACGAGAAGGTCGAGCGCAAGGTGCTCCCTCGTGACGAGGCCGTCAGCTACTTCAAGGGCCTGGGCGAGCACTACAAGGCTGAGATCATCGAAAGCATCCCGGCCGATCAGGACGTGTCGCTCTACAGCGAAGGCGGCTTCACCGACCTGTGCCGCGGGCCGCACGTGCCCAGCACCGGCAAGCTCAAGCACTTCAAGCTGATGAAGGTGGCCGGTGCCTACTGGCGTGGCGACCACCGCAACGAGCAGCTGCAGCGCGTGTACGGCACGGCCTGGACGAGCAAGGAAGACCTGCAGCAGTACCTGACCCGCCTGGAAGAGGCCGAGAAGCGCGACCACCGCAAGCTGGGTCGCGAGCTCGACCTGTTCCACATCGACGACCACGCGCCGGGCGTCGTGTTCTGGCACCCCAAGGGGTGGACGGTGTGGCAGGCGGTCGAGCAGTACATGCGCCAGGTCTACCGCGACAACGGCTACCAGGAGGTCAAGGGTCCGCAGATCATCGACAAGGCGCTGTGGGAGAAGACGGGCCACTGGGACAAGTACCGCGAGAACATGTTCACCACCGAGTCGGAAAAGCGTGACTACGCGCTCAAGCCGATGAACTGTCCCGGCCACATCCTGATCTTCAACCAGGGTATCAAAAGCTACCGCGACCTGCCGGTGCGCTACGGCGAGTTCGGCCAGTGCCACCGCAACGAGCCCACGGGTGGCCTGCACGGCATCATGCGCGTGCGCGGCTTCACGCAGGACGATGGCCACATCTTCTGCACCGAAGACCAGATCCTGGACGAGTGCGTGGCTTTCACGGCGCTGCTGCAGAAGGTCTATACGGACTTCGGCTTCACCGACATCATCTACAAGGTGGCCACGCGGCCCGAGAAGCGCATCGGCTCGGATGAAAGCTGGGACAAGGCCGAGCAGGCGCTGATGGCCTCGCTGAAGGCCACCGGCAGCGAATTCCAGATCGCCCCGGGCGATGGCGCCTTCTACGGCCCGAAGATCGAGTACACGCTGAAGGACGCACTGGGCCGCCACTGGCAGTGCGGCACGATCCAGGTCGACTTCTCGATGCCCGAGCGCCTGGGGGCCGAGTACGTGACCGAGGCGAGCGACCGCAAGCACCCGGTGATGCTGCACCGTGCGATCCTGGGTTCGCTCGAGCGTTTCATCGGCATCCTGATCGAGCAGCATGCGGGTGCATTGCCGGTGTGGCTGGCGCCGGTGCAGGCGGTGGTGCTCAACATCACCGACGCCCAGGCCGATTACGCACGCGAAGTGGCCGCCGCGCTGACCAAGGCTGGGATCCGCACCAAGCTCGATACTCGGAATGAGAAGATCACCTACAAGATCCGCGAGCACGCCATGCAGAAGACGCCGTACTTCATCGTGCTGGGTGACAAGGAGCGTGAGGCAGGCACGGTGGCGGTGCGCGCCCGGGGCAATCAGGACCTGGGCGTCATGCCGCTCCAGCAGCTGATTTCGACGATTGAACAGGCGGTCGCCGAGCGCCGTTGA